Proteins found in one Salvelinus sp. IW2-2015 unplaced genomic scaffold, ASM291031v2 Un_scaffold16283, whole genome shotgun sequence genomic segment:
- the LOC112080359 gene encoding nck-associated protein 5-like isoform X2, with the protein MSDETEPRMCDENLESDEGDVEDYLEEEENSGELMDRLRELEAENSALLLANESQREAYERCLDEVANHVVQALLNQKDLREECIKLKMHVFDLERQNRVLCELFQQKLPNQSSSQDQVQPGPLPVYNTQLLHNVSDKQVGSQSQSDAQAKGNGFHRTLPQAPATPPRGXAASMDALSPFFKKKAHILEVLRKMEETDPLKFHPSAGSITFCDYSQVLMSTEAVLAAGDLCKKHQTLCSCSDSDMQQQQHMNGEGQLCPTHLKKSTDSPVKCNYVCGSTAKLNSTPNHVKGTSTTAAISECHIKSTSVEKQQTMNDHQQPAGPNSYLSITVVDQTSPXNQGPEAGLKTGQVQDTEKESRLKGKSDEDGSLFTSQLPVPGVKDNPQLAYCELETNGFLFSSNDSDNVLSDVVIPEKDSGPAEEGDFSGRANVALSPIPSSCLSDVKAATINSPSRVLKFLKIPTMAERTQAGASPVRLSPQLTRTSKIPCRTNNYEVYHSPVPSRRAATTERTRQPPPPPARSESYPATTHSASXPTSPPQPEHACSPPAKELCYSSLLAPKTSNGVPDPLAPGTSHTPRASLQKVPYYENMLELSTSAQLEESKVPENVNISSFSHTITESDRKQMNSLLQKDNVLSLQQQHLSPASDSSSSSSSSSSSSDQDGNTESPVWHGHHSLPNPSALRAAQSQSSPAHYASMKDRGSQDQDTREATIQNSDLSQSQPPVLPAKRHDPSSIPKRPSGVAGPGRQPAESSHTFKDRLAALGKLRSSEDLQVNVLLPVDKPEPQSEESIVYFNDDRNKTEESPVDGNLEEQRHSKYTDSLDGKLKGIPGSVALNFPGGCQSYDSAAKSVFGSSVAKAELETLSSRVGVAKTDSPKGKLGLPSPNTDTPIVLRNNMKCPASLNLSYHGKQPAPSIPYSTSSPSKVPPKSPSKPCQGLAPSAGTGKPTLEAPALVPRYSSKSEDRSKLNANKRNTPVYGDSLPPPLPMPMSEPQQQEEKRHLVPIVSSPTLGPTSAIEEKVMKGIEENMLKLAEQDRGQVTEVKLKASNGIASWFGLKKSKLPALSRKPDIPPKVKDEKKGGEWRLNIPSKMAGSKSKGEGVGVESLNISMLMEKAEGLRRALEEERAYVNGVGGVGMDRSGRGHSCEVVMDQSQGQLAVMYRGARSDNFMQQLLNRVDGKDFSGISVAQRRLSFDCKTSRPFSRHTPSGEDMQKGSEHLISNVPSDENLADPVHSHHFAASGASTYTLDSGIGTFPLPNYCSGTPGRNLSKVRGAGAEHGSSGSPGRAGRRARTLDREPSSMEQCYTSHRELTAPVMYGSVLEGKGMPRQTAGVIHEDTEAYEAHMLSPRSKTWTFPNLKTPAGPTEMYLAVEEEVETAPYGSPFRGKACGTSGSRNIDPSSLPVPAQTGLSRRGKIRSTPSAPEMSLGQETGLELVRERPEEALSPSRPQVLETPESLSDSLYDSLSSCGSQG; encoded by the exons ATGTCTGATGAGACAGAACCGAGGATGTGTGATGAAAACCTGGAGTCAGACGAGGGAGACGTTGAGGACtacctggaggaagaggagaacagcGGAGAACTGATGGACCGACTCAGAGAGCTGGAG GCAGAAAACTCAGCTCTTTTGTTGGCCAATGAGAGTCAAAGAGAAGCATATGAGAGATGTCTGGATGAGGTGGCCAACCATGTGGTCCAAGCCCTCCTCAACCAAAAG GATCTGCGAGAGGAGTGCATCAAGCTGAAGATGCATGTGTTTGAcctggagagacagaacagagtgtTGTGTGAGCTCTTCCAACAGAAGCTACCCAACCAGTCAAGCTCTCAGGACCAG GTGCAGCCAGGACCCCTCCCAGTGTACAATACACAGCTGCTGCACAATGTCTCTGACAAGCAGGTGGGGTCACAGTCACAGAGCGACGCACAAGCCAAG GGAAATGGGTTTCACCGCACACTGCCACAGGCCCCAGCAACTCCYCCCAGAGGCMCAGCCGCATCCATGGATGCCCTGTCCCCATTCTTCAAGAAGAAAGCACACATTCTGGAGGTCCTTCGAAAGATGGAGGAGACAGACCCCCTCAAGTTCCACCCCTCTGCAGGCAGCATCACCTTCTGTGACTACAGCCAGGTCCTGATGTCCACAGAGGCTGTCCTGGCTGCTGGAGACCTATGTAAGAAGCACCAGACACTCTGCTCCTGCTCAGATTCCGACATGCAACAACAGCAGCACATGAATGGTGAAGGGCAGTTATGTCCTACACACCTCAAAAAGAGCACAGACAGTCCAGTCAAATGTAACTATGTTTGTGGTAGTACTGCAAAGCTCAACTCGACCCCGAACCATGTCAAAGGCACATCCACCACAGCTGCTATCAGTGAATGCCACATCAAGAGCACATCAGTGGAGAAACAACAGACAATGAATGACCACCAGCAACCAGCAGGTCCTAACTCTTACTTGTCAATCACAGTTGTAGATCAGACTAGTCCAGMCAATCAGGGCCCAGAGGCTGGATTRAAGACTGGGCAGGTCCaggacacagagaaggagagccgtCTTAAAGGGAAGTCTGATGAGGATGGTAGTTTGTTTACCTCCCAGCTGCCTGTCCCTGGAGTGAAGGACAACCCTCAGCTAGCATACTGTGAGCTGGAAACCAATGGGTTTCTCTTCTCTTCCAATGACAGTGATAACGTGTTGAGTGATGTAGTTATTCCAGAGAAAGACAGTGGCCCAGCAGAGGAGGGGGATTTCTCTGGGAGAGCCAACGTTGCCCTCAGCCCCATCCCTTCATCATGTCTCAGCGACGTCAAAGCCGCTACCATCAATTCCCCGTCCAGGGTCCTCAAGTTCCTAAAGATCCCTACAATGGCAGAGAGAACCCAGGCAGGGGCCAGCCCTGTCCGTCTGAGCCCCCAGCTCACCCGCACGTCGAAGATCCCCTGTCGCACTAACAACTATGAGGTGTACCACTCCCCTGTCCCCTCACGCAGAGCCGCCACCACAGAAAGGACCAGgcagcctcctcctccacccgcCAGGTCCGAGTCCTACCCAGCCACTACGCACTCAGCCTCARCCCCCACCTCCCCGCCTCAGCCTGAGCATGCCTGCTCCCCTCCAGCCAAGGAGCTTTGCTACAGCAGCCTCTTGGCCCCCAAGACCAGCAATGGTGTCCCCGATCCACTGGCCCCTGGCACTTCGCACACACCCAGGGCCTCTTTGCAGAAGGTCCCGTACTACGAGAACATGTTGGAACTTTCCACCTCGGCTCAGTTAGAAGAATCCAAGGTCCCAGAGAATGTAAACATATCATCTTTCTCTCATACCATAACAGAAAGTGACAGGAAGCAAATGAATTCACTACTACAGAAAGACAATGTCCTGAGTCTCCAGCAGCAGCATTTGTCCCCTGCTTCggactcctcatcctcttcctcatcctcctcatcttcgTCCGATCAGGATGGCAACACAGAGAGCCCAGTCTGGCACGGCCACCACAGTCTGCCCAACCCCTCTGCCCTCAGAGCAGCTCAGTCTCAGAGCAGCCCAGCTCACTACGCCAGCATGAAAGACAGAGGATCACAGGACCAGGATACTAGAGAGGCCACAATACAGAACTCTGatctctcccagtcccagcctccAGTTCTCCCAGCCAARAGACATGATCCCTCGTCCATTCCCAAGAGGCCTTCTGGGGTAGCAGGGCCAGGGAGGCAGCCAGCCGAGTCAAGTCACACATTCAAAGACAGGCTGGCTGCACTTGGCAAGCTGAGGAGCTCAGAGGATTTACAAGTCAATGTGCTCCTGCCAGTAGACAAGCCAGAGCCTCAGAGTGAGGAGAGTATAGTCTATTTTAACGATGACAGGAATAAGACCGAGGAGAGCCCTGTGGATGGTAATTTAGAGGAGCAGAGACACTCGAAATATACAGACTCTCTGGACGGTAAGCTTAAAGGTATTCCTGGTAGCGTTGCTTTGAATTTCCCTGGTGGCTGTCAGTCCTACGATTCAGCAGCTAAGTCTGTCTTTGGCTCTTCAGTcgccaaggcagagctggagacgctctcatccagagtgGGTGTGGCTAAGACGGACAGCCCCAAAGGTAAACTGGGCCTCCCGTCGCCAAACACTGACACTCCCATAGTTTTACGCAACAACATGAAATGCCCGGCTTCTCTGAACCTGTCTTACCATGGTAAACAACCTGCACCCAGCATCCCTTACAGCACCAGCAGCCCCAGCAAGGTCCCTCCTAAGTCCCCGTCTAAACCATGCCAGGGCCTGGCTCCCTCAGCTGGAACTGGGAAGCCCACCCTGGAGGCCCCAGCCCTGGTTCCCCGGTACTCCTCCAAGTCAGAGGACAGGAGCAAACTCAACGCAAACAAGAGAAACACCCCAGTGTACGGTGACAGCCTTCCTCCCCCGCTCCCAATGCCAATGTCAGAACcacagcagcaggaggagaagagacacctTGTCCCTATTGTCTCCAGCCCCACACTTGGCCCCACGTCAGCCATTGAGGAGAAGGTGATGAAGGGTATCGAGGAGAACATGCTGAAGCTGGCAGAACAGGACAGAGGACAg GTTACTGAGGTCAAACTGAAGGCCTCTAATGGGATCGCCAGCTGGTTTGGCCTGAAGAAGAGCAAACTCCCAGCTCTCAGCCGCAAACCAGACATACCACCTAAGGTCAAAGACGAGAAGAAAGGTGGAGAGTGGAGGCTGAATATCCCTTCCAAAATGGCGGGGTCTAAGTCTaaaggagagggggtgggggtggagagcCTAAATATCTCGATGCTGATGGAGAAGGCGGAGGGTCTGAGGAGagctctggaggaggagagggcctaCGTGAACGGGGTTGGGGGGGTCGGGATGGACCGATCTGGAAGGGGCCACTCCTGTGAGGTGGTGATGGACCAATCACAGGGCCAACTGGCTGTGATGTACAGGGGAGCGCGCTCAGACAACTtcatgcagcagctactcaacAG GGTGGATGGGAAGGACTTCAGTGGCATCAGTGTGGCTCAGAGACGCCTCTCCTTTGACTGTAAGACCTCCAGACCGTTCAGCAGACACACCCCCAGCGGGGAGGACATGCAGAAG GGTTCAGAACATCTGATCAGCAACGTCCCCTCAGATGAGAATTTAGCTGACCCAGTTCACTCTCATCACTTCGCAG ctTCTGGTGCTTCCACCTACACCCTGGACAGTGGCATTGGCACCTTCCCTCTGCCTAACTACTGTAGTGGTACGCCTGGGAGAAACCTGTCWAAGGTGAGGGGGGCTGGAGCTGAGCATGGCTCCTCTGGTTCTCCTGGCCGGGCAGGGAGGAGGGCTAGGACCCTGGACAGAGAGCCCTCATCCATGGAGCAGTGCTATACATCTCACAGAGAGTTGACTGCCCCGGTAATGTACGGGTCTGTACTGGAGGGGAAAGGCATGCCCAGGCAAACAGCTGGGGTCATTCATGAAG ACACAGAAGCCTATGAAGCTCACATGCTGTCCCCCCGCTCCAAGACCTGGACCTTCCCCAACCTGAAGACCCCTGCAGGGCCCACTGAGATGTACCTGGCCGTGGAAGAAGAGGTGGAGACGGCCCCCTATGGATCCccattcagaggg AAGGCCTGTGGTACATCTGGATCTCGTAACATAGACCCCAGCAGTCTGCCGGTGCCGGCCCAGACAGGGCTGAGCCGACGGGGGAAGATCCGCAGTACGCCCAGTGCCCCAGAGATGAGCCTTGGCCAGGAGACAGGCCTGGAGCTGGTGAGGGAGAGGCCTGAGGAGGCCCTCTCCCCCAGCCGCCCCCAGGTCCTAGAGACCCCCGAGTCACTCAGTGACTCTCTCTACGACAGCCTCTCTTCCTGTGGCAGCCAGGGATGA